From the Cohaesibacter sp. ES.047 genome, one window contains:
- the ybgC gene encoding tol-pal system-associated acyl-CoA thioesterase, whose protein sequence is MPEHHENAEWCDLSGRLAPFGHCQKVRVYYEDTDFSGIVYHANYLKFIERGRSDYIRLLGVHHSDLDSEENGERLAMAVRHMDINFIKSARIDDILVVETRVGEIRGARLVLDQAILRETDGELLFTACVTVVVINREGKPRRLPKLMVDALQS, encoded by the coding sequence ATGCCTGAGCATCATGAGAATGCAGAATGGTGCGACCTGTCGGGTCGACTGGCACCCTTCGGCCATTGCCAGAAAGTCAGGGTCTATTACGAGGACACAGATTTTTCCGGCATCGTTTATCACGCCAATTATCTCAAGTTCATCGAACGGGGGCGGTCCGACTATATCCGTCTTCTGGGCGTGCATCACAGCGATCTCGATTCGGAGGAAAATGGCGAGCGGCTGGCGATGGCCGTGCGCCATATGGATATCAATTTCATCAAGTCGGCCCGTATTGACGATATTCTCGTGGTGGAAACCCGCGTCGGTGAGATCAGAGGCGCTCGGTTGGTGCTTGATCAGGCTATTCTGAGAGAGACGGACGGCGAATTGCTGTTCACGGCCTGCGTGACCGTTGTGGTCATCAATCGCGAGGGCAAGCCGCGCCGGTTGCCCAAATTGATGGTTGACGCGCTGCAATCCTGA
- the tolQ gene encoding protein TolQ, producing MPNEVAQTALANVNVELSLISLFLQAHIVVKIVMIGLMAASVWSWAIIIDKSLLYARTKRQMDRFEKVFWSGQSLEELYRTLSGRPNHAMAALFVAAMREWKRSFEGQARSVAGLPTRIEKVLDVTLAREVDRLEKRLLFLASVGSAAPFVGLFGTVWGIMNSFQGIAASKSTSLAVVAPGIAEALFATAIGLLAAIPAVVAYNKLASMASQHALRLEGFADEFSAILSRLMDERG from the coding sequence ATGCCCAATGAGGTTGCCCAGACAGCCCTAGCCAACGTCAACGTTGAACTGTCGCTGATCTCGTTGTTTCTTCAGGCCCACATCGTGGTCAAGATTGTCATGATCGGTTTGATGGCGGCGTCTGTCTGGTCTTGGGCGATCATCATCGACAAATCCCTGCTTTATGCCCGAACGAAACGCCAGATGGATCGTTTCGAAAAGGTGTTCTGGTCGGGGCAGTCGCTTGAAGAGCTCTACCGGACCCTGTCGGGACGACCCAACCATGCGATGGCGGCGCTTTTTGTTGCCGCGATGCGGGAATGGAAGCGAAGTTTCGAAGGGCAGGCGCGATCGGTTGCCGGTCTGCCGACCCGGATCGAAAAGGTGCTTGATGTGACGCTGGCCCGCGAGGTTGATCGTCTGGAAAAGCGTTTGCTGTTTCTTGCATCGGTCGGCTCTGCTGCGCCGTTTGTTGGTCTGTTCGGCACGGTTTGGGGGATTATGAACTCTTTTCAGGGCATTGCTGCTTCCAAGAGTACCTCACTGGCTGTTGTCGCACCCGGTATTGCCGAGGCTCTGTTTGCGACGGCCATCGGCCTTCTAGCTGCTATTCCGGCTGTTGTCGCCTACAACAAACTTGCGTCCATGGCGTCCCAGCATGCTTTGCGGCTGGAAGGGTTTGCGGATGAATTCTCCGCCATTCTCTCTCGCTTGATGGATGAAAGGGGATAA
- the tolR gene encoding protein TolR, whose product MGMGSMGTPGGGRRRGARRAMRHRPVAEINVTPLVDVMLVLLIIFMVSAPMMTVGVPLDLPESQANALSSQTEPLTLSIRADGSLFLQDQPVEAENLIEKLLAVAENGYNERIFVRGDTNADYGSIMKVMGAMNRAGFTKIGLVSTEELR is encoded by the coding sequence ATGGGAATGGGATCCATGGGAACACCCGGTGGTGGTCGTAGGCGCGGTGCACGTCGCGCCATGCGCCACAGACCGGTTGCCGAGATCAACGTTACGCCATTGGTTGACGTCATGCTGGTGCTGCTCATCATTTTCATGGTGTCTGCACCAATGATGACCGTTGGCGTGCCGCTCGATCTGCCTGAAAGTCAGGCCAATGCGCTTTCGAGCCAGACCGAACCCCTGACCTTGTCCATCCGCGCAGACGGATCGCTGTTTCTTCAGGATCAGCCGGTTGAGGCTGAGAATCTGATCGAAAAACTGCTGGCTGTGGCCGAGAATGGCTACAACGAACGCATTTTTGTTCGTGGCGATACCAATGCCGATTACGGCAGCATCATGAAAGTGATGGGCGCGATGAACCGTGCCGGGTTTACCAAAATCGGTCTGGTCAGCACCGAGGAGCTTCGTTAA
- a CDS encoding cell envelope biogenesis protein TolA — protein MRNVGLIASSVGHVVLLGWGLISLPAAETHDVSELEILPVELVSVSDVTDVVKGEANAEVQDEIKEETVKAPEPEEPKPDPKPPVPDAKPEPKPQEAAPATEPEPTPPEPEPAPEPKPEPEPKPQPVPEPEPQPEPEPTPEPEVKQAEPAPPQPVAALPKVRPRPPVKTPPKKERSFDADALKALANKAEPATNITPGVDDQSASFGSRTGTQAAAMTQSELDALRSQISRCWSPPVGAADASQLRVRIEFGLDRQGNVSSGPEPVEFPANQFGLAAVESAMRAVRRCAPYSNLPLDKYDAWRRVRITFDPSEMF, from the coding sequence ATGCGGAATGTCGGCTTGATTGCATCGAGTGTGGGGCATGTTGTCCTTCTCGGTTGGGGGCTTATCAGCCTGCCGGCAGCGGAGACGCATGACGTTTCCGAACTTGAAATCCTGCCTGTCGAGCTGGTGTCTGTCTCGGATGTGACGGATGTGGTCAAAGGTGAGGCCAACGCCGAAGTTCAGGACGAGATCAAGGAAGAAACCGTCAAGGCGCCCGAACCCGAGGAGCCCAAGCCGGACCCCAAACCGCCGGTTCCCGATGCCAAGCCCGAGCCAAAACCACAGGAAGCTGCTCCGGCGACAGAACCGGAGCCCACACCGCCTGAACCTGAGCCTGCGCCGGAACCAAAGCCCGAGCCGGAACCAAAGCCACAGCCTGTTCCCGAGCCGGAACCACAACCCGAGCCAGAGCCGACACCTGAGCCAGAAGTGAAGCAGGCTGAGCCGGCTCCGCCGCAGCCAGTTGCTGCCTTGCCGAAGGTGCGCCCGCGTCCGCCGGTAAAAACACCGCCAAAGAAAGAGCGTTCATTTGATGCCGATGCCTTGAAGGCACTCGCCAACAAAGCCGAGCCAGCGACGAACATCACCCCCGGGGTCGATGATCAGAGCGCTTCGTTCGGGTCGCGGACAGGAACACAAGCCGCGGCGATGACCCAGAGCGAGCTTGATGCGCTCCGCTCGCAGATTTCCCGTTGTTGGTCGCCTCCGGTTGGTGCCGCCGATGCGTCACAATTGCGTGTGAGGATCGAATTCGGGCTTGATCGACAGGGCAATGTCTCCTCAGGGCCCGAGCCTGTCGAGTTCCCAGCCAACCAATTTGGTCTGGCTGCTGTGGAGAGCGCCATGCGGGCCGTGCGTCGCTGTGCTCCTTACAGCAACCTGCCGCTGGACAAATATGACGCATGGCGACGGGTGCGGATCACCTTCGACCCAAGCGAAATGTTCTGA
- the tolB gene encoding Tol-Pal system beta propeller repeat protein TolB — translation MVVALALLSSLALVRPGFALIEIDIRQGNIQPMPIAVSDFSGSEIAVEVSRVVEADLKRSGLFSPLDRNAFIQKNLSSSTVPSFANWTVINAQALVTGTVSQEADGRLKAEFRLWDVFAGEQMTGQQFFTTPKNWRRVAHIISDAIYERLTGEKGYFDTRIVFVDESGPKDQRVKRLAIMDQDGANVRYLTDGSNLVLTPRFSPTKQEVTYMELDNGQPRAYLLDIETGRRSNVGQFPGMSFSSRFSPDGNSIVLSLQQQGDANIYRMDLRNGKITRLTNSASIDTSPSFSPNGQQITFESDRGGRQQIYVMNADGSGVQRISFGEGSYSTPVWSPRGDLIAFTKRYKGEFQIGVMRTDGSRERILVSGYHNEGPTWAPNGRVLMFFRESQGANGGPHLYSIDLTGRNELRVPTPAFGSDPAWSPPID, via the coding sequence ATGGTGGTGGCGCTTGCCCTGCTGTCCAGCCTTGCGTTGGTGAGGCCGGGATTTGCGTTGATCGAGATTGATATCCGGCAGGGCAACATCCAACCTATGCCGATTGCAGTCTCCGATTTTTCCGGCAGCGAAATAGCGGTCGAAGTCTCCCGCGTGGTTGAGGCCGATCTCAAGCGTTCAGGCCTGTTTTCCCCGCTTGATCGGAATGCCTTCATCCAGAAGAATCTCTCCTCCTCGACAGTGCCCTCCTTTGCCAACTGGACCGTGATCAACGCGCAGGCGCTTGTCACCGGGACGGTATCGCAGGAAGCCGATGGGCGCTTGAAGGCGGAATTTCGTTTGTGGGATGTGTTTGCCGGCGAGCAGATGACCGGGCAGCAGTTTTTCACGACGCCCAAGAACTGGCGACGGGTTGCCCACATTATCTCCGATGCCATCTATGAGCGTCTGACCGGTGAAAAGGGCTATTTTGACACGCGCATCGTTTTCGTTGATGAAAGCGGCCCGAAGGATCAAAGAGTCAAGCGTCTGGCCATCATGGATCAGGACGGGGCCAATGTGCGCTATCTGACTGATGGCAGCAATCTGGTGCTAACCCCGCGCTTCTCCCCCACCAAGCAGGAAGTCACCTACATGGAGCTCGATAACGGGCAACCCCGGGCGTATCTGCTTGATATCGAAACCGGTCGCCGCTCCAACGTCGGGCAGTTCCCCGGCATGAGCTTCTCTTCGCGTTTCTCGCCAGATGGCAACAGCATCGTTTTGAGCCTGCAGCAACAGGGGGACGCCAATATCTACCGGATGGATCTGCGCAACGGCAAGATCACCCGTTTGACCAACTCCGCTTCCATCGATACCAGCCCCAGCTTCTCGCCCAATGGCCAGCAGATTACTTTCGAGAGTGACCGTGGGGGACGTCAGCAGATCTACGTGATGAATGCGGATGGATCCGGTGTGCAGCGTATCAGTTTTGGCGAAGGAAGCTACTCAACGCCCGTCTGGTCGCCCCGGGGTGATCTGATAGCCTTCACCAAGCGCTACAAGGGCGAATTCCAGATTGGTGTGATGCGAACCGATGGCTCGCGCGAGCGGATCCTTGTCTCCGGTTATCACAATGAGGGGCCGACATGGGCGCCGAATGGCCGCGTCCTGATGTTCTTCCGCGAAAGTCAGGGTGCGAACGGGGGGCCGCATCTCTACTCGATCGATTTGACCGGGCGGAATGAATTGCGCGTGCCGACCCCCGCCTTTGGTTCCGACCCGGCCTGGTCTCCACCGATAGACTAG
- the pal gene encoding peptidoglycan-associated lipoprotein Pal, whose product MISLRTKFPVRAAFGLLLMVVLAACSSNSDKLANPGMSAKPGTAQDFVVNVGDRVFFDTDSSNINVSSQATLDKQAVWLNQYSNYRIAIEGHADERGTREYNIALGARRANSVRNYLVSKGVSANRMSTKSYGKERPVAVCNDISCWSQNRRAVTALAN is encoded by the coding sequence ATGATATCCCTTCGCACCAAGTTTCCTGTTCGTGCTGCTTTTGGTCTTCTGCTGATGGTCGTACTTGCGGCCTGTTCTTCCAATTCTGACAAGCTGGCCAATCCGGGCATGTCTGCCAAACCTGGCACAGCGCAGGATTTCGTGGTCAATGTTGGTGATCGCGTGTTCTTTGACACCGATAGCTCCAATATCAATGTTTCGTCTCAGGCGACGCTGGACAAACAGGCGGTCTGGCTGAACCAGTATTCCAACTATCGCATCGCGATTGAAGGCCATGCCGATGAGCGCGGCACCCGCGAATACAACATTGCGCTCGGTGCCCGCCGTGCGAACTCTGTTCGCAACTATCTGGTTTCCAAGGGCGTGTCGGCCAACCGCATGTCGACCAAATCCTACGGCAAGGAACGTCCCGTTGCTGTTTGCAACGACATTTCCTGCTGGTCGCAGAACCGCCGTGCTGTGACGGCTCTTGCCAACTAG
- the ybgF gene encoding tol-pal system protein YbgF: MIRFLFAMLAVAWCAGGAALASSPESLDGLAERINVLEYQARESGVPLPPMPIPDQGAVQGKRIQVAQSAANLAVRVDRLETQMRQYTGQMEEMNFRIRQLQEQLKRFQEDSEFRFQDLEKGKGRRKSSSNTLNQPAAPSSQQTFEQLGTPPQTLGNLSQQRAPDNNLAENSIIGQQPASPQFNNGQQPSSGPIDLSAMLGGNVSGPSSQTNPAAPAIQNSSLTGDPATDYDVAYGFILRGDYPAGEAAFRQFAQAYPNDELAANANYWIGESRFQQGDYRGAIEVFLDAYSQFPQSQKAPDMLLRTGMSLHQINERDAACATYEELLSKFPNASSGVRQKVRAEMQSAKC; the protein is encoded by the coding sequence ATGATCAGATTTTTGTTCGCCATGCTTGCCGTCGCGTGGTGCGCAGGGGGAGCCGCCTTGGCGTCCAGTCCTGAATCGCTTGACGGGCTGGCAGAGCGCATCAATGTTCTGGAATATCAGGCAAGGGAGAGCGGTGTTCCACTGCCGCCGATGCCTATTCCGGATCAAGGTGCCGTTCAGGGCAAGCGTATTCAGGTCGCTCAATCTGCTGCCAATCTGGCTGTCAGGGTTGACCGGCTAGAAACCCAGATGCGTCAATATACCGGACAGATGGAAGAAATGAACTTCCGCATCCGGCAGCTGCAGGAGCAGCTGAAGCGCTTTCAGGAAGACAGCGAGTTCCGCTTTCAGGATCTCGAGAAGGGTAAGGGCCGTCGCAAGAGTTCGAGCAACACGCTGAACCAGCCAGCGGCGCCATCAAGCCAGCAGACCTTCGAACAGTTGGGGACCCCGCCGCAAACGCTGGGGAACCTGTCTCAACAGCGGGCACCGGACAACAATCTGGCCGAAAACTCCATCATCGGCCAACAGCCAGCCTCGCCGCAGTTCAACAACGGCCAGCAGCCTTCTTCTGGCCCGATCGATCTTTCTGCGATGCTGGGCGGCAATGTGTCCGGGCCATCTTCCCAGACCAATCCTGCGGCGCCCGCAATCCAGAACAGCTCGCTCACGGGGGATCCCGCGACCGATTATGATGTTGCCTATGGCTTCATCCTGCGTGGTGACTATCCTGCGGGTGAGGCGGCGTTTCGCCAGTTCGCTCAGGCCTATCCCAATGATGAGCTCGCCGCCAACGCCAATTACTGGATCGGTGAAAGCCGGTTCCAACAAGGGGATTACCGCGGTGCGATCGAGGTTTTCCTTGATGCCTATTCCCAGTTTCCCCAGTCCCAGAAAGCGCCTGACATGTTGCTCAGGACCGGCATGTCCCTGCATCAGATCAATGAGCGTGATGCTGCCTGCGCAACCTATGAAGAATTGCTGAGCAAGTTTCCCAACGCCTCGTCCGGCGTCAGACAAAAAGTTCGCGCCGAGATGCAAAGTGCCAAATGCTGA
- the tilS gene encoding tRNA lysidine(34) synthetase TilS: MDEIDAVLAPLRQYDRLLLAVSGGADSLALMIFCAEWRTRCDAAPEIMVASVDHGLRADSAKECAYVADLARTYGLAHSTLSWLERPVGASLQAQARDARYRLLAAHADERDCSAIVLAHHLNDQAETVIMRLMRGSGVTGLGAIHAVQPFGDLKLLRPLLDVPKARLMASLVARGAEWIEDPSNQSPDYLRVRVRGLMPQLAQEGCDAARLAATARRMQRADDALNGLADDAFHALLRREPGRALSFDPEAYAKLHEEVRLRLGRLMLCEVAGLGYPPREERLISLDRSLCDLAQAGAGGGAFQKRTMGGCCFDWVKGRVWVYREPGRAPKTEPIVDNAVTDWQGLYDIKLLQDASEHAGDAYIRMLGADGRSLLLQDGLIFSADRAEGEAPPLALIEALPAIWWSGAPRFVVDWPEVGRMNRVGVDFKEKNTKFMD; this comes from the coding sequence ATGGATGAAATTGACGCCGTCCTTGCTCCGTTGCGTCAGTATGATCGCCTTTTGCTGGCGGTATCCGGTGGAGCAGACTCCCTCGCCTTGATGATTTTCTGCGCCGAGTGGCGGACCCGATGCGATGCGGCCCCTGAGATTATGGTAGCCAGCGTTGATCATGGGCTGCGCGCCGATTCTGCGAAAGAATGCGCCTATGTCGCTGATCTTGCGCGTACCTATGGTTTGGCGCACAGCACGCTTTCATGGCTGGAGCGCCCTGTGGGGGCGAGCCTTCAGGCACAGGCGCGGGATGCGCGCTATCGATTGCTTGCCGCGCATGCGGATGAGCGCGACTGTTCCGCGATCGTCCTTGCGCATCATCTGAACGATCAGGCGGAAACCGTGATCATGCGTCTGATGCGCGGGAGCGGCGTGACGGGACTTGGTGCTATTCACGCGGTTCAACCCTTTGGTGATCTCAAACTGCTGCGCCCTTTGCTTGATGTGCCGAAGGCCCGATTGATGGCAAGCCTTGTTGCGCGCGGTGCGGAATGGATCGAAGACCCGAGCAATCAAAGCCCCGATTACCTGCGTGTTCGGGTGCGCGGCCTGATGCCGCAGTTGGCCCAGGAGGGCTGTGATGCGGCGCGCCTCGCTGCGACCGCCCGGCGCATGCAAAGGGCGGATGATGCGCTGAACGGCCTTGCTGATGACGCCTTTCATGCCCTGCTGCGACGCGAGCCCGGCCGGGCCCTGTCTTTTGACCCTGAGGCCTATGCGAAGCTTCATGAAGAGGTTCGGCTTCGCCTCGGCCGCTTGATGCTTTGCGAAGTGGCGGGCCTTGGCTATCCGCCGCGCGAGGAGCGTCTGATTTCTCTTGATCGCAGCTTGTGTGACCTCGCCCAAGCAGGTGCCGGGGGTGGTGCCTTTCAAAAGAGAACAATGGGCGGCTGCTGTTTTGATTGGGTGAAGGGGCGAGTGTGGGTCTATCGTGAGCCGGGGCGCGCGCCGAAGACCGAGCCGATTGTGGATAACGCGGTCACTGATTGGCAGGGACTTTACGATATAAAGCTATTGCAAGATGCATCCGAGCATGCGGGCGATGCGTATATCAGAATGCTAGGGGCCGATGGCCGGAGTCTTCTGTTGCAGGATGGTCTCATTTTTTCTGCTGATCGTGCAGAAGGGGAGGCGCCACCGCTTGCGCTGATCGAAGCCCTGCCCGCGATCTGGTGGAGTGGAGCACCTCGTTTCGTGGTCGATTGGCCAGAAGTGGGCCGAATGAACAGAGTAGGGGTTGATTTTAAGGAAAAAAACACGAAATTCATGGACTAG
- the ftsH gene encoding ATP-dependent zinc metalloprotease FtsH has protein sequence MNANFRSLALWVIIGLLLVALFQLFQSPTQQSNSQEVPFSQFVNDVEQGRVKEVTITGQQVTGQMSDNSSFQTYLPQNDTTLIPTLRKNGVAITAKPPTESFSLLNALISWFPMILILAVWIFFMRQMQGGGKAMGFGKSKAKLLTEAQGRIVFDDVAGVDEAKEDLQEIVEFLRDPQKFQRLGGRIPRGVLLVGPPGTGKTLLGKAVAGEANVPFFSISGSDFVEMFVGVGASRVRDMFEQAKKNAPCIIFIDEIDAVGRHRGAGLGGGNDEREQTLNQLLVEMDGFEANEGVILVAATNRPDVLDPALMRPGRFDRQIVVPNPDITGREKILKVHMRNVPLAPDVDLKTLARGTPGFSGADLMNLVNEAALLAARRDRRLVSMSEFEDAKDKVMMGAERRTLVMSEEEKKLTAYHEAGHALVALHMPASDPIHKATIIPRGRALGMVMRLPEKDQVSLTRAKCYADLAVAMGGRVAEEMIFGYEKVTSGASGDIQMATRLSHAMATQYGMSDELGPLLYSENEEEVFLGHSVARQQNVSDETQKLVDSEVKRFVEEGYQKAKQILGDKKDELISIAEGLLEYETLSGQEIRDLLDGKPPVRDDDDGPITTKGSAVPSTGAVKKGGEPDGGMEPQPQG, from the coding sequence ATGAACGCCAATTTCCGTAGCCTGGCTTTGTGGGTCATCATTGGCCTGTTGCTGGTCGCCCTCTTTCAGCTCTTTCAGAGCCCAACCCAGCAATCGAATTCTCAGGAAGTTCCGTTCTCGCAGTTCGTGAACGATGTTGAGCAGGGACGTGTGAAAGAAGTGACCATTACCGGTCAGCAAGTGACCGGGCAGATGTCCGACAACAGCAGCTTCCAGACCTACCTGCCGCAGAACGACACCACGCTCATTCCGACCTTAAGGAAAAACGGGGTAGCGATCACCGCCAAGCCGCCGACAGAGAGCTTCTCTTTGCTCAATGCGCTGATTTCCTGGTTCCCGATGATCCTCATTCTGGCTGTCTGGATCTTTTTCATGCGCCAGATGCAGGGCGGTGGTAAAGCCATGGGCTTTGGCAAGTCCAAGGCCAAGTTGCTGACCGAAGCACAGGGGCGCATCGTCTTTGACGACGTGGCTGGTGTGGATGAAGCCAAGGAAGATCTGCAGGAAATTGTTGAATTCTTGCGCGATCCGCAAAAATTCCAACGCCTTGGTGGACGCATTCCGCGCGGGGTGCTGCTCGTCGGCCCTCCGGGTACCGGTAAAACCCTTTTGGGTAAAGCGGTCGCTGGGGAGGCCAATGTGCCCTTCTTCTCGATTTCCGGTTCGGACTTCGTTGAAATGTTCGTTGGTGTCGGCGCGTCCCGTGTGCGCGATATGTTCGAGCAGGCCAAGAAGAACGCGCCTTGCATCATCTTCATCGATGAGATTGATGCGGTGGGTCGTCATCGTGGTGCCGGTCTTGGTGGCGGCAATGACGAACGCGAACAGACGCTCAACCAGTTGCTCGTTGAAATGGATGGTTTCGAGGCCAATGAGGGCGTGATCCTTGTTGCCGCGACCAACCGTCCTGACGTGCTCGACCCTGCCTTGATGCGTCCGGGCCGTTTTGACCGCCAGATCGTGGTGCCCAATCCCGATATCACCGGTCGCGAAAAAATCCTCAAGGTCCATATGCGCAATGTGCCGTTGGCTCCGGATGTGGATCTCAAGACCCTTGCTCGCGGAACGCCCGGCTTCTCAGGTGCTGACCTGATGAACCTTGTCAACGAGGCTGCCCTGTTGGCTGCGCGTCGTGACCGCCGTCTGGTTTCCATGTCCGAATTCGAGGATGCCAAGGACAAGGTCATGATGGGTGCGGAACGCCGTACGCTGGTGATGAGCGAGGAAGAGAAGAAACTCACTGCTTATCACGAAGCCGGCCATGCGCTCGTTGCACTGCATATGCCTGCCTCTGATCCGATCCACAAGGCGACGATCATTCCGCGCGGTCGCGCGCTTGGTATGGTGATGCGGTTGCCAGAAAAAGATCAGGTCTCCCTCACGCGTGCAAAATGTTATGCCGACCTCGCTGTTGCCATGGGCGGGCGTGTCGCCGAGGAAATGATCTTCGGTTACGAAAAGGTCACCTCGGGTGCGTCTGGTGATATTCAGATGGCAACGCGCCTGTCACATGCCATGGCCACCCAGTATGGCATGTCCGATGAGCTGGGTCCTTTGCTCTATTCGGAAAATGAAGAAGAGGTCTTCCTTGGTCATTCCGTGGCGCGCCAGCAGAATGTTTCGGATGAAACCCAGAAACTCGTCGACAGCGAAGTGAAGCGATTTGTCGAAGAAGGTTATCAGAAGGCCAAGCAGATTTTGGGTGATAAGAAGGATGAACTGATCTCCATTGCTGAAGGGTTGCTTGAATATGAAACCCTGAGCGGACAGGAAATCCGGGATCTGCTCGATGGCAAGCCTCCCGTGCGTGACGATGACGATGGTCCGATCACGACCAAGGGCTCTGCTGTTCCCTCCACCGGCGCCGTCAAGAAGGGTGGTGAACCCGATGGCGGCATGGAGCCGCAGCCACAAGGCTGA
- the glmM gene encoding phosphoglucosamine mutase, which translates to MGKYFGTDGIRGHANRFPMTAEIAMKVGMATGKIFRRGDFRHRVVIGKDTRLSGYMLEPALTAGFTAMGMDVFLLGPVPTPGVAMLTRSLRADLGVMISASHNPYQDNGIKLFGPDGYKLSDQIEAEIEELLETDMNQYLTRPDRLGRAKRIEGVHDRYIEFAKRTLPRSLSLDGLRVVIDCANGAAYRVAPDALWELGAEVIKIGVEPDGFNINDNCGSTSVGTLVSKVREVRADIGIALDGDADRVIIVDEKGKVVDGDQLMAVVAERWSKDNRLTAPGIVATVMSNLGLERFLNGMKLSLVRTKVGDRHVVEHMRAHNYNVGGEQSGHLVLSDYCTTGDGLISALQILAVVAKLGKPVSEVCNRFEPVPQLLKNVRFSEGEPLEAENVKKAIEAGEKKFGENGRIVIRASGTEPLIRVMAEGDSPDMVRDVVDDICEEVRKATL; encoded by the coding sequence ATGGGAAAGTATTTCGGAACAGACGGGATTAGAGGGCACGCGAACCGGTTCCCGATGACTGCGGAAATCGCGATGAAAGTGGGTATGGCGACGGGCAAGATCTTCCGGCGCGGCGACTTTCGGCATCGTGTGGTGATCGGCAAGGATACGCGTCTGTCCGGTTACATGCTTGAACCGGCTCTGACTGCCGGGTTCACGGCGATGGGAATGGATGTCTTTCTGCTTGGTCCGGTGCCAACGCCCGGCGTTGCGATGCTGACCCGGTCCTTACGCGCCGATCTGGGTGTCATGATCTCGGCTTCGCACAATCCTTATCAGGACAATGGCATCAAGCTGTTCGGCCCCGACGGCTACAAGCTGTCCGACCAGATCGAAGCGGAAATCGAAGAGCTGCTCGAAACGGATATGAACCAATATCTGACGCGGCCTGACCGGCTGGGACGTGCCAAGCGGATCGAAGGCGTGCATGACCGCTACATCGAATTTGCCAAGCGCACACTACCGCGCTCCCTGTCGCTTGACGGGTTGCGCGTCGTGATCGATTGCGCCAACGGGGCGGCCTATCGGGTGGCGCCCGATGCGCTGTGGGAGCTGGGCGCCGAGGTCATCAAGATCGGTGTCGAGCCTGATGGCTTCAACATCAATGACAATTGCGGTTCCACCTCGGTCGGAACGCTGGTCTCCAAGGTTCGTGAAGTGCGGGCCGACATCGGTATTGCGCTTGACGGTGACGCCGATCGCGTGATCATCGTTGATGAGAAAGGCAAAGTGGTTGATGGCGATCAGTTGATGGCGGTTGTCGCCGAGCGCTGGTCCAAGGACAACCGCCTGACCGCTCCGGGCATTGTTGCGACGGTGATGTCCAACCTCGGGTTGGAGCGCTTCCTCAATGGCATGAAGCTGTCTCTAGTGCGCACCAAGGTGGGCGACCGCCATGTGGTGGAGCATATGCGCGCGCACAATTACAACGTTGGCGGCGAGCAGTCGGGCCATCTGGTTCTTAGTGATTACTGCACCACCGGGGACGGGTTGATCTCGGCTCTTCAGATTCTGGCAGTGGTTGCCAAGCTCGGCAAGCCCGTCAGCGAGGTGTGCAACCGGTTCGAGCCAGTGCCGCAACTTCTCAAGAATGTCCGTTTCAGCGAAGGAGAACCGCTTGAAGCGGAGAATGTGAAAAAGGCCATTGAGGCAGGCGAAAAGAAATTCGGCGAGAATGGCCGCATCGTCATTCGTGCCTCTGGCACCGAGCCACTCATTCGCGTTATGGCGGAGGGCGATTCCCCGGATATGGTGCGCGACGTTGTTGATGATATCTGTGAAGAGGTCCGCAAGGCGACGCTTTGA